A genomic window from Synechococcus sp. CBW1107 includes:
- a CDS encoding prohibitin family protein has protein sequence MQSSMRPAGGDGPGAGFQLIAAVAVALVILLTQTIFIVPAGNVAVVTTLGRVTGGQRSPGPNIKVPLIQATSLFDVRTQVRPEQFSTLTKDLQVIEATATVKYSIKPQEAGRIFETIATENQQIYPRIIQPSLLKALKSVFSQYELVTIATEWNSISELVQDMVAQELSKFDYVKVQGLDLTGLQIAEEYRSAIEQKQIADQRLLRAQTEVKIAEQEAKRYQILNSSLDDQVLFKLFLDKWDGQTSVVPALPGTVGSGTPVIVNGRR, from the coding sequence ATGCAGAGCTCGATGCGACCGGCCGGTGGTGATGGACCAGGGGCTGGCTTTCAGCTGATCGCGGCCGTGGCCGTGGCGCTGGTGATCCTGCTCACCCAGACCATCTTCATCGTCCCGGCCGGCAACGTGGCCGTGGTCACCACCCTGGGGCGGGTGACCGGGGGCCAGCGCAGCCCGGGGCCCAACATCAAGGTGCCGCTGATTCAGGCCACCTCCTTGTTCGATGTGCGCACCCAGGTGCGGCCTGAGCAGTTCTCCACACTCACCAAGGATCTGCAGGTGATCGAGGCCACCGCCACGGTGAAGTACTCGATCAAGCCGCAGGAAGCAGGCCGGATCTTCGAGACAATCGCCACCGAAAACCAGCAGATCTATCCTCGGATCATTCAGCCATCGCTGCTGAAAGCGCTCAAATCTGTGTTCTCCCAGTACGAGCTGGTGACCATCGCTACCGAGTGGAACAGCATCTCCGAGCTCGTTCAGGACATGGTGGCTCAGGAACTGAGCAAGTTCGACTACGTGAAAGTCCAGGGACTCGACCTCACCGGATTGCAGATCGCCGAGGAATACCGTTCGGCGATCGAGCAGAAGCAGATCGCCGATCAACGGCTCCTGCGCGCCCAGACCGAAGTGAAGATCGCCGAGCAGGAAGCCAAGCGCTACCAGATCCTCAACTCCAGCCTGGATGATCAGGTGCTCTTCAAGCTCTTCCTCGACAAATGGGACGGGCAGACCTCCGTGGTTCCGGCCCTGCCGGGCACGGTGGGCAGCGGCACACCGGTGATCGTCAACGGCCGCCGCTGA
- a CDS encoding cupin domain-containing protein produces MQPLDLIDHPEGGRFREVFRSTTRVGSTTTTDRVALTHIYFELREGERSLFHQVAADEVWNLYRGTGLNLYSWDGTSHGPSCITLSAEANSFCHVIPAGHWQAAEPISEAVLVGCSVAPGFEFEDFRLLQPDSPQALALVGCDPALARFLPRGEGTDGRQPKEPLERTASSQAEEP; encoded by the coding sequence ATGCAACCCCTGGATCTGATCGATCACCCCGAAGGAGGCCGATTCCGAGAGGTGTTCCGATCAACCACGCGTGTGGGCTCCACCACGACAACAGATCGCGTCGCGCTCACCCATATTTATTTCGAACTGCGGGAAGGTGAACGCAGCCTGTTTCATCAGGTGGCCGCCGATGAAGTCTGGAATCTCTACCGGGGCACGGGCCTGAATCTCTACAGCTGGGATGGCACAAGCCACGGCCCCAGTTGCATCACGCTGTCGGCTGAAGCCAACAGCTTCTGCCATGTGATCCCAGCCGGACACTGGCAGGCGGCGGAACCGATCAGCGAGGCGGTCCTGGTGGGCTGCAGCGTGGCGCCAGGCTTCGAATTCGAAGATTTCCGGCTGCTTCAGCCCGACTCACCCCAAGCCCTGGCCCTGGTGGGCTGCGATCCGGCCCTGGCCCGGTTTCTTCCCCGTGGCGAGGGGACTGATGGTCGCCAGCCCAAGGAGCCTCTCGAGAGGACAGCCTCATCACAGGCCGAAGAGCCGTAG
- a CDS encoding beta-glucosidase yields the protein MRDPGASIRAQALDLLEELTTAEKLKLFDGDTPFWSGMADIALHQASHRHPWPAAQVARLGLTGLHFVDGPRGVVLEGGATTFPVPMARGASWDPDLEERIGEAIGREARTFGANWVAGVCINLLRHPGWGRAQETYGEDPVHVGAMGAAMTRGLERHAVACVKHFALNSIDSSRFLVDVEVSERVLHELYLPHFRDCVEAGAGSMMSAYNQVNGLWCGQHPTLLRRILKERWGFRGFVVTDFIFGVRDGVAALLAGQDLEMPFRMVFAGCLPEAVADGRVPMRCIDEAVLRLLQVQLGVPPGTYPRSLRSCGSHRALAREAATSSIVLLRNEGPVLPFSGLSSLAVIGRLASVANLGDRGSSDTRPLPGVVVTPLDGLRAAAPDLRIEQTSGSSAQAAAELAARCDAAVVVAGLDWRLEGEHIHPGDIAPILRLVPPPGWMLRLLGRRRLMPLWRPLAHLFAWITSFASARPGGDFAAGDRTDLSLPADQLALIRQVAGANPRTVVVLMGGGAVLMEDWHRLVPGLLVLWYPGEQGGAALADVLLGRVSPSGRLPFSVPARASHLPPFEPRARQVVYDLWHGYRRLQRDRHGATYPFGFGLSYSRFTASDLTAVLQRADGRMDQLQASVSITNAGDVDAAEVVQLYLEPPAREVERPARTLVAFQRLHLAAGTSRRITMAVPLRACATFDPARDGFVTEAGAHRLVVARHVEDDGLAVTLELEAAFVGR from the coding sequence TTGAGGGACCCCGGCGCCTCGATCCGGGCTCAGGCCCTGGACCTGCTGGAGGAGCTGACCACGGCCGAGAAGCTGAAGCTGTTCGACGGTGACACCCCCTTCTGGTCCGGCATGGCGGACATCGCCCTGCATCAGGCCTCCCACCGCCATCCCTGGCCCGCAGCGCAGGTTGCCCGTCTGGGCCTCACGGGCCTTCACTTCGTCGACGGCCCCCGCGGCGTGGTGCTGGAGGGTGGGGCCACCACCTTTCCCGTGCCGATGGCCCGGGGGGCCAGCTGGGACCCAGATCTCGAGGAACGCATCGGCGAGGCCATCGGCCGCGAGGCCCGTACCTTCGGCGCCAACTGGGTGGCGGGGGTGTGCATCAACCTCCTCCGCCATCCGGGCTGGGGCAGGGCCCAGGAGACCTACGGGGAGGACCCGGTGCACGTGGGCGCCATGGGGGCCGCCATGACCCGGGGGCTGGAGCGCCACGCCGTGGCCTGCGTCAAGCACTTCGCCCTCAACTCGATCGACAGCTCCCGTTTCCTGGTCGACGTGGAGGTCAGTGAGCGGGTGCTGCACGAGCTCTATCTCCCCCACTTCCGCGACTGTGTGGAGGCCGGCGCCGGATCGATGATGAGTGCCTACAACCAGGTCAACGGCCTCTGGTGCGGGCAGCACCCAACCCTGCTGCGGCGGATCCTCAAGGAGCGCTGGGGATTCCGCGGCTTCGTGGTCACCGACTTCATCTTCGGCGTGCGTGATGGGGTCGCCGCCCTGCTGGCCGGCCAGGACCTGGAGATGCCCTTCCGCATGGTCTTCGCCGGTTGTCTGCCCGAGGCCGTCGCCGACGGCCGGGTGCCGATGCGATGCATCGACGAGGCGGTGCTGCGGCTGCTGCAGGTGCAGCTGGGTGTGCCGCCCGGCACCTACCCGAGGTCGCTTCGCTCCTGCGGGAGCCACCGGGCCCTGGCCCGCGAAGCGGCCACCAGCTCGATCGTGCTGCTGCGCAACGAAGGGCCGGTGCTGCCCTTCTCCGGCCTGAGCTCACTGGCCGTGATCGGGCGCCTGGCGTCGGTCGCGAACCTGGGGGATCGGGGATCCTCGGACACCAGACCCCTGCCCGGAGTGGTGGTGACGCCGCTGGATGGCCTGCGGGCAGCCGCGCCGGATCTGCGGATCGAGCAGACCAGCGGCAGCAGCGCCCAGGCCGCGGCGGAGCTGGCGGCGCGCTGCGATGCCGCCGTGGTGGTGGCCGGTCTCGACTGGCGCCTGGAGGGGGAGCACATCCACCCGGGGGACATCGCCCCGATCCTGCGCCTGGTCCCTCCTCCGGGCTGGATGCTGCGCCTGCTGGGGCGGCGCCGGCTGATGCCGCTGTGGCGTCCCCTGGCTCACCTGTTCGCCTGGATCACCAGCTTCGCCTCAGCCCGGCCGGGCGGCGACTTTGCCGCCGGTGATCGCACCGACCTGTCGCTGCCCGCGGATCAGCTGGCCCTGATCCGCCAGGTCGCCGGGGCCAATCCCCGCACCGTGGTGGTGCTGATGGGCGGTGGCGCGGTGCTCATGGAGGACTGGCATCGGCTGGTTCCGGGCCTGCTGGTGCTCTGGTACCCGGGGGAGCAGGGGGGGGCAGCCCTGGCCGATGTGCTGCTCGGCCGGGTGTCGCCGTCCGGCCGTCTTCCCTTCTCCGTGCCAGCCCGGGCCTCCCACCTGCCGCCCTTCGAACCCCGGGCGCGGCAGGTGGTCTACGACCTCTGGCATGGCTACCGCCGCCTGCAGCGGGACCGCCATGGCGCGACCTATCCGTTCGGCTTCGGCCTGTCCTACAGCCGATTCACGGCGTCCGATCTCACCGCCGTGCTCCAGCGCGCCGATGGCCGGATGGATCAGCTGCAGGCGAGCGTCAGCATCACCAACGCCGGTGATGTGGACGCCGCCGAGGTGGTGCAGCTGTATCTGGAACCCCCGGCCCGGGAGGTGGAGCGTCCGGCACGAACCCTGGTGGCCTTCCAGCGCCTGCACCTGGCCGCCGGGACGAGCAGGCGCATCACCATGGCGGTTCCCCTGCGCGCCTGCGCCACGTTCGATCCGGCCCGGGATGGCTTCGTGACCGAGGCCGGTGCGCACCGGCTGGTGGTGGCCAGGCATGTGGAGGACGACGGCCTGGCGGTGACGCTGGAGCTGGAGGCGGCGTTCGTGGGCCGTTGA
- a CDS encoding glycosyltransferase family 2 protein: MLVRWLLGWVLGLRFPVLPAGSPLEPPSVSVLIPARNEESTLPHLLDGLARQSLRPLEVIVVDDHSSDRTTAIATEPRSGLPVRVLPSPSLPQGWCGKTWALHNGVLASRGELLVFLDADTEPGPEFLERLVAVHQQLGGLVSVQPYHRTEKAYEQLSLLFNLVGLMAVPLGPACGVAFGPALATSRADYDRSGGHAAVAGKVVEDWFLAHAYEQVDLPVSAFLGYGQMSYRMYPGGLNDMVVGFDKNFATAAGEVRWSWMLAVVLWLSGLFWAAWCLPASLLGWPLVGDHSVGSNALVYAAYVLQLLVITRPVGRFAWINLLFPIPVLFFLGVFLMAILNLKRGQVRWKGRTFSTR, from the coding sequence ATGCTGGTGCGCTGGCTGCTGGGCTGGGTCCTGGGACTGCGCTTTCCTGTCCTCCCCGCTGGCTCGCCGCTGGAGCCGCCCTCGGTGTCGGTGCTGATCCCAGCCCGCAACGAGGAGTCGACGCTTCCGCATCTGCTTGATGGTCTCGCCCGGCAGAGCCTCCGGCCCCTGGAAGTGATCGTGGTCGACGACCACTCCAGTGATCGCACCACCGCCATCGCCACCGAGCCCCGCTCCGGTCTGCCCGTCCGTGTGCTGCCCTCGCCATCGTTGCCGCAGGGCTGGTGCGGCAAGACCTGGGCGTTGCACAACGGTGTGCTGGCCAGTCGCGGCGAGCTGCTGGTGTTCCTCGATGCCGACACCGAACCCGGGCCAGAATTCCTCGAGCGGCTGGTGGCGGTCCATCAGCAGCTTGGGGGGCTCGTGTCGGTGCAGCCGTACCACCGCACCGAGAAGGCCTATGAGCAGCTCTCGCTGCTGTTCAACCTGGTGGGCCTGATGGCCGTTCCCCTGGGACCCGCCTGTGGGGTGGCCTTCGGGCCGGCGTTGGCCACCAGCCGCGCCGACTACGACCGCAGCGGCGGTCACGCAGCCGTCGCCGGCAAGGTGGTCGAAGACTGGTTCCTGGCCCATGCCTATGAACAGGTCGATCTGCCCGTGAGTGCTTTCCTCGGCTACGGCCAGATGTCGTACCGCATGTATCCGGGCGGCCTGAACGACATGGTGGTGGGCTTCGACAAGAACTTCGCCACCGCGGCCGGTGAAGTGCGCTGGAGCTGGATGCTGGCGGTGGTGCTCTGGCTCTCCGGACTGTTCTGGGCCGCCTGGTGCCTGCCGGCCTCCCTGCTCGGCTGGCCGCTGGTGGGAGACCATTCCGTGGGCAGCAATGCGCTGGTCTACGCGGCGTATGTGCTTCAGCTGCTGGTGATCACCCGGCCCGTGGGGCGCTTCGCCTGGATCAACCTGCTGTTCCCCATCCCGGTGCTGTTCTTCCTGGGGGTGTTCCTGATGGCGATCCTCAACCTCAAACGGGGCCAGGTGCGCTGGAAGGGTCGCACCTTCAGCACCCGCTGA
- a CDS encoding triacylglycerol lipase, which produces MFNKLRQTLGERRPHLLIPALPLRFGLTPIEQAAELLGGHIQATFGTEQPIDLLGFSIGGVIARTWIQLLEGHQRTRRFISVGSPQQGTLTAQPWPGRIFKGIAGLKWGSGLLQRLNSNLDTLHGIECHSFYSAIDLAVLPGWRAVLPVGARTPLPVATHPQLLRDQAAIGPLVRELLRP; this is translated from the coding sequence GTGTTCAACAAGCTCCGGCAGACGCTGGGAGAGCGACGACCGCATCTGCTGATCCCTGCCCTGCCGCTGCGCTTCGGCCTCACCCCGATCGAACAGGCCGCCGAACTGCTCGGTGGCCACATTCAGGCCACCTTCGGGACGGAGCAGCCGATCGACCTGCTCGGCTTTTCGATCGGTGGCGTCATCGCCCGCACCTGGATCCAGCTGTTGGAGGGACATCAGCGCACACGGCGCTTCATCAGCGTCGGCAGTCCCCAGCAGGGAACGCTCACGGCCCAGCCATGGCCAGGGCGCATCTTCAAGGGCATCGCTGGTCTGAAGTGGGGCAGCGGACTGCTGCAGCGCCTGAACAGCAATCTCGACACCCTCCACGGGATCGAGTGTCACAGCTTCTATTCCGCCATCGATCTGGCCGTGCTGCCTGGATGGCGCGCCGTCCTGCCCGTCGGCGCCCGCACCCCGCTGCCGGTGGCGACGCACCCCCAGCTGCTGAGGGATCAGGCGGCCATCGGGCCCCTGGTCAGGGAATTGCTCAGGCCCTGA
- a CDS encoding Mo-dependent nitrogenase C-terminal domain-containing protein: protein MGGCSRVRRGAAAAPSVDQEGPQASADAQTLLRHCLDDLQPDEPSVARFLIRLIPPQCPLKRDVTIVGRKLLHIPPMCRINPLDEDLNGPAFPGLVFP, encoded by the coding sequence TTGGGGGGATGTTCTCGGGTCAGGAGAGGAGCAGCTGCTGCACCTTCCGTTGACCAGGAGGGTCCCCAGGCCAGCGCCGATGCCCAGACGCTGCTGCGACACTGCCTCGATGATCTGCAGCCTGATGAGCCGTCGGTCGCCCGATTCCTGATTCGCCTCATCCCCCCACAGTGTCCGCTCAAGCGGGATGTGACCATCGTTGGGAGGAAGCTCCTGCACATTCCACCGATGTGCAGGATCAACCCTCTGGATGAGGACCTGAATGGCCCTGCATTTCCGGGCCTTGTGTTTCCTTGA